The following proteins come from a genomic window of Triticum aestivum cultivar Chinese Spring chromosome 6A, IWGSC CS RefSeq v2.1, whole genome shotgun sequence:
- the LOC123131545 gene encoding translation initiation factor IF3-1, mitochondrial, which translates to MALRRAIGSLAVRSQASYCLRRAAASPPTLTPPPPPPPSFRRPVTVPRRSFAAPPQHVNKAVKKDDDDDAGPRLNNDITGPFLRLVTDEGHDVVPRHEALQMAARMGLDLVEVDRKSDPPVCKIMDFHKEKYIKDVKDKERLKAKSAITLRVGDIKEVRFKAKTEIKDLKVKADAITRLMDRGYRVKCMAMPAGNEAEDLGGPLSRLLGLIQDVCTVESGPHLDSKHAYVIVRHVKFATKKGGKKASKAMEDASKGTPRTATSESPPAATDSRDDTSEHGLEAEDVDKTPAYTPRESSPQKKGQDRGFRGNNRGNLDKSIGAGGNRINPGQGGPQPSQYGLGSRSGSPEMEKLKQAKANEGMTPEQTNRYASRRQQPGGVDSQGRPPQQDPRRGEHEGRYQRPPLEQPSPPPPRFNQGRPPQQDLRRNENNEDRYRRPQDNQRPPLQQPGLPPPKFSQGSRPPQQDPRGNERGSHVPPYSSQRPQFQQSNPNAEPSAGNPASTAARGVGVFSSRMPATASEPNKTADGGPASGGAGKPADTGPAKSFGIFSKPKKGSS; encoded by the exons ATGGCTCTCCGCCGCGCCATCGGGTCCCTCGCCGTCCGCTCCCAGGCATCATActgcctccgccgcgccgccgcctcgcctcccacCCTCACGCCTCCCCCGCCCCCGCCTCCGTCCTTCCGCCGCCCGGTCACCGTCCCCCGCCGCTCCTTCGCCGCCCCGCCCCAGCAC GTCAACAAGGCGGTCAagaaggacgacgacgacgacgccgggCCCCGGCTCAACAACGACATCACCGGCCCCTTCCTCCGGCTCGTCACGGACGAAG GGCATGATGTTGTCCCCAGGCACGAGGCCCTCCAGATGGCTGCCAGGATGGGGCTGGACCTGGTTGAG GTTGACCGGAAATCGGACCCTCCGGTTTGCAAGATCATGGACTTCCACAAGGAGAAGTACATCAAGGATGTCAAGGACAAAGAGCGCCTAAAAGCCAAG TCTGCTATTACTTTGCGTGTTGGAGATATCAAAGAAGTGCGGTTTAAGGCGAAAACA GAAATTAAAGACTTGAAGGTGAAAGCAGATGCAATTACCAGGCTGATGGACCGTGGTTACAGGGTGAAG TGCATGGCGATGCCCGCAGGTAACGAAGCCGAAGATTTAGGCGGACCGCTATCTCGCTTATTAGGACTG ATTCAAGATGTCTGTACCGTGGAAAGCGGGCCGCATTTGGACTCCAAGCATGCATATGTTATTGTCAGGCACGTGAAGTTTGCAACCAAGAAAGGTGGAAAGAAAGCAAGCAAGGCCATGGAAGACGCAAGCAAAGGCACCCCCCGCACCGCTACCTCCGAATCGCCACCCGCTGCTACTGATAGCAGGGACGACACAAGTGAACATGGTCTGGAAGCTGAGGATGTTGACAAAACTCCCGCCTATACCCCCCGTGAATCTTCACCACAAAAGAAAGGGCAAGATAGAGGGTTTAGAGGCAACAACCGTGGTAACTTGGACAAGAGCATTGGTGCTGGAGGAAACAGGATTAACCCTGGTCAGGGTGGACCACAACCATCGCAATATGGACTTGGTTCCAGGAGTGGTAGCCCTGAAATGGAGAAGCTAAAGCAGGCTAAGGCTAATGAAGGCATGACACCCGAGCAGACCAACAGGTATGCCAGCCGTAGGCAGCAGCCCGGAGGCGTAGACAGCCAAGGCAGACCACCACAGCAGGACCCTAGGAGAGGTGAACATGAAGGCCGCTATCAAAGGCCTCCTTTGGAACAGCCGAGCCCACCACCGCCAAGGTTCAACCAAGGAAGACCCCCACAGCAAGACCTGAGAAGAAACGAGAACAACGAAGACAGGTATCGCCGTCCCCAGGACAACCAAAGGCCACCTCTGCAACAGCCTGGCCTGCCGCCCCCAAAGTTCAGCCAAGGCAGCAGACCCCCGCAGCAGGATCCGAGGGGAAACGAGAGAGGAAGCCATGTCCCGCCGTATAGCAGCCAGCGGCCGCAGTTCCAGCAATCGAATCCGAACGCCGAGCCATCAGCCGGGAACCCTGCTTCGACAGCAGCCAGGGGCGTGGGCGTATTCAGCAGCCGAATGCCAGCCACGGCATCCGAGCCGAACAAGACGGCGGACGGCGGTCCTGCGTCTGGTGGTGCCGGTAAGCCTGCCGATACCGGCCCGGCCAAAAGCTTCGGAATATTCAGTAAACCTAAAAAGGGAAGCTCATGA
- the LOC123131547 gene encoding amino acid transporter AVT1C: MKSLLGEERSFIIESDDDDEEDPAHRGDGVGHGDDGSSSDSSSCATPRGGGGDSQPNSYTNQWPQSYRQSIDILSNVQSPSLGFLGTPTLSRLSNSFLNSSFLNSSFRGKTPEIVSNLVKPLIRPTTSDEQQQQQQHEDIRKSSQYLLPSRKPSLQQIPEDQKPLVVGHEVSPYQQCSYTQGAMNGINVLCGVGILSTPYAIKQGGWLGLVILVVFALLAWYTGVLLRRCLDSKEGLQTYPDIGHAAFGTTGRIAISIILYVELYACCIEYLILESDNLSKLFPNVHLNIGGLTINSHVFFAILTTLVVMPTTWLRDLTCLSYISAGGVVASILVVICLCWIGVVDHVGFENKGTALNLPGIPIAIGLYGYCYSGHGVFPNIYSSLKNRNQFPSILFTCIGFSTILFTAAAVMGYKMFGESTESQFTLNLPENLVVSKIAVWATVANPITKYALTITPLAMSLEELLPRSQQKYSNIIILRSALVVSTLIIALSVPFFALVMALIGSLFAMLVTYILPCACFLAILKAKATWYQTATCSFIIAVGVTCACVGTYSSLSGIVQNYAT, translated from the exons ATGAAGAGCCTGCTGGGGGAGGAGCGCAGCTTCATCATCgagagcgacgacgacgacgaggaggatccCGCCCACAGGGGCGACGGCGTTGGCCATGGGGACGACGGGTcgtcgtcggactcgtcgtcctgCGCCAccccgcgcggcggcggcggcgacagccaGCCCAACTCCTACACCAACCAATGGCCGCAGAGCTACAG GCAATCGATCGACATTCTGAGCAACGTGCAGTCGCCGAGCCTGGGGTTCCTGGGGACCCCGACGCTGAGCAGGCTgtccaactccttcctcaacagcTCCTTCCTCAACAGCTCGTTCCGAGGCAAAACCCCTGAGATCGTCTCCAATCTCGTCAAGCCGCTCATACGCCCGACCACAAGCGAcgagcaacagcaacaacagcagcatgAGGATATCCGGAAGAGCTCGCAGTACCTCCTGCCGTCGAGGAAGCCGTCGCTGCAGCAGATCCCCGAGGATCAGAAGCCGCTGGTGGTTGGCCATGAGGTTTCTCCCTACCAGCAGTGCTCTTACACCCAGGGAGCTATGAATG GAATAAATGTTCTGTGTGGTGTCGGAATCCTGTCGACGCCTTATGCCATCAAGCAAGGGGGGTGGCTCGGACTGGTGATACTAGTTGTATTTGCTCTGCTCGCATGGTACACCGGTGTGCTGCTGCGCCGTTGCCTAGACAGCAAGGAGGGCCTTCAGACATACCCGGATATCGGTCATGCCGCCTTTGGCACCACCGGTCGCATAGCCATCTCG ATAATTCTGTATGTGGAACTGTAT GCCTGCTGCATCGAGTACTTGATACTGGAAAGCGACAATTTATCCAAGTTGTTCCCCAATGTACACCTGAACATTGGGGGCTTGACGATAAACTCGCATGTGTTCTTCGCAATCTTGACTACGCTTGTTGTCATGCCGACCACCTGGCTCCGTGACCTCACCTGTCTGAGCTATATTTCAG CTGGAGGTGTGGTTGCATCAATCCTTGTAGTCATCTGCCTATGCTGGATTGGGGTTGTCGATCATGTCGGCTTCGAGAACAAAGGGACTGCGTTAAACCTCCCGGGAATTCCTATCGCGATTGGACTGTATGGTTACTGCTACTCAGGGCATGGGGTGTTCCCAAACATATACTCTTCTCTGAAGAACCGCAACCAGTTTCCTTCCATTCTTTTCACCTG CATTGGGTTTTCTACCATTTTGTTTACTGCCGCTGCGGTGATGGGATACAAAATGTTCGGCGAATCCACCGAGTCTCAGTTCACCCTCAACTTACCGGAGAATCTGGTGGTTTCCAAGATTGCCGTCTGGGCTACG GTGGCAAATCCGATAACCAA ATATGCATTGACCATAACCCCACTGGCCATGAGTCTGGAAGAGTTGCTGCCGCGAAGCCAGCAGAAGTACTCCAACATAATCATTCTTAGATCAGCCCTGGTGGTGTCAACCCTCATCATTGCTCTGTCAGTTCCCTTCTTTG CGCTTGTGATGGCTCTGATTGGCTCTTTATTCGCGATGCTTGTG ACCTACATTCTACCTTGTGCCTGCTTTCTGGCCATCCTTAAGGCAAAAGCAACTTGGTATCAG ACTGCGACATGCTCATTCATCATCGCCGTAGGGGTTACTTGCGCCTGCGTGGGGACATACTCATCCCTCTCCGGGATTGTCCAGAACTATGCCACCTGA